Proteins from a genomic interval of Salinarchaeum sp. Harcht-Bsk1:
- a CDS encoding AEC family transporter, producing the protein MSLLDALTQAVLPVLAIATAGYLLGRIRDVAVEPLATVTIYVLTPALVFHSLATTPIGGETAVRLAIGVTAFTIGMVAIASAVARAVGQPDGTRGAMVLASTFPNAGNYGIPMAAFAFGSVGRSTAILYIVFQAVLMYTLGVYLASRGAVASPREAAIEVLSLPLVYALAAAWLARAFAVVPDADTAAMEAIQLTGDAAIPVMLIMLGIQLANTSHGAALRSAVPASSLKLFVAPAVALLIALPLGLPTGVGRVFVLSCAMPAAVTPLMLVVEYGTDREGVTAPEFVSTAILLTTLASTVTLTVLIALLQDGVLV; encoded by the coding sequence GTGTCGCTGCTCGACGCGCTGACCCAGGCCGTCCTGCCAGTCCTCGCCATCGCGACCGCCGGCTACCTGCTCGGCCGGATTCGCGACGTCGCGGTCGAACCTCTCGCGACGGTGACGATCTACGTCCTGACGCCAGCGCTCGTCTTCCACAGCCTCGCGACGACGCCGATTGGCGGCGAAACCGCGGTCAGACTTGCGATCGGAGTGACAGCGTTCACGATCGGGATGGTCGCGATCGCCAGCGCGGTCGCTCGCGCCGTCGGCCAGCCCGACGGCACCCGCGGCGCGATGGTGCTCGCGAGCACGTTCCCCAACGCGGGCAACTACGGGATCCCGATGGCCGCGTTCGCGTTCGGGAGCGTCGGCCGCTCCACCGCGATCCTCTACATCGTGTTCCAGGCGGTCCTGATGTACACCCTCGGTGTGTACCTCGCCTCCCGCGGCGCCGTCGCGTCGCCGCGCGAGGCCGCGATCGAGGTGCTCTCCCTGCCGCTGGTCTACGCGCTCGCCGCAGCGTGGCTCGCCCGGGCGTTCGCCGTCGTCCCAGACGCCGACACCGCCGCGATGGAGGCGATCCAGCTCACCGGGGACGCCGCCATTCCCGTCATGCTCATCATGCTGGGCATCCAGCTGGCGAACACGAGTCACGGCGCAGCCCTCCGGTCGGCAGTGCCCGCGTCTTCGCTCAAACTATTCGTCGCCCCGGCGGTCGCACTCCTCATCGCGCTCCCGCTCGGACTTCCGACCGGCGTCGGGCGCGTGTTCGTCCTCTCGTGTGCGATGCCCGCGGCCGTGACGCCGCTGATGCTCGTCGTCGAGTACGGGACCGATCGCGAGGGCGTCACTGCACCGGAGTTCGTCAGCACCGCTATCCTCCTGACGACGCTCGCGAGCACGGTGACGCTCACGGTGTTGATCGCGTTGCTGCAGGACGGCGTGCTCGTGTAG
- a CDS encoding NAD(P)H-binding protein: MHVLLTGATGFVGRHLLPELRDRGHQVTALVRDRSAVTLPDDVRVIEGDLQEPAAMTVFEPAPEATAGGDDVAAASDAAGEPGATETTFADAIAGCDAAYYLIHSMRAGEDFEALDRDLAQGFADAASAAGIERVIYLGGLGEGTGSASGDGDADARGRTLEDLSPHLRSRREVEAILAEGDYELTTLRAAIIIGKGSAGFEIVRQLSTKLPVMVTPSWVRTPCQPIAIADAVAYLAGVLDAPETAGGTYGIGGPEVLPYEEMLRRVGRILGGGPIIVPVPVLSPKLSSYWVGLVTDVDASIARPLIEGLRTPVVVEDPAIDEYVDVEKTPFDEAVRRALAEAGP, translated from the coding sequence GTGCACGTCCTCCTCACCGGCGCGACCGGCTTCGTCGGTCGCCACCTCCTCCCCGAGCTTCGCGACCGCGGCCACCAGGTCACGGCGCTCGTTCGCGACCGATCGGCAGTGACCCTCCCCGACGACGTCCGGGTCATCGAAGGCGACCTGCAGGAACCAGCGGCCATGACGGTGTTCGAACCCGCCCCCGAAGCGACCGCTGGCGGTGACGACGTCGCTGCCGCCAGCGACGCCGCGGGCGAGCCAGGGGCGACCGAGACCACCTTCGCCGACGCGATCGCCGGCTGCGACGCCGCATACTACCTGATCCACTCCATGCGCGCCGGCGAGGACTTCGAAGCGCTCGATCGCGACCTCGCCCAGGGCTTCGCCGACGCGGCGTCGGCGGCCGGCATCGAGCGGGTGATCTACCTCGGCGGACTCGGAGAGGGAACGGGTAGCGCGTCTGGCGACGGCGACGCGGACGCTCGGGGCCGGACCCTCGAGGACCTCTCGCCACACCTCCGCTCCCGGCGCGAGGTCGAGGCGATCCTGGCGGAGGGCGACTACGAACTGACGACCCTTCGCGCGGCGATCATCATCGGGAAGGGCAGCGCCGGCTTCGAGATCGTCCGCCAGCTCTCGACGAAGCTCCCGGTGATGGTGACGCCCAGCTGGGTCCGGACGCCCTGTCAGCCGATCGCGATCGCCGACGCCGTCGCGTACCTCGCTGGGGTCCTCGACGCGCCGGAGACCGCCGGCGGAACGTACGGCATCGGAGGTCCGGAGGTGCTCCCCTACGAGGAGATGCTCCGGCGGGTCGGCCGCATTCTCGGCGGCGGACCGATTATCGTTCCTGTGCCGGTGCTCTCCCCGAAGCTGTCCTCCTACTGGGTGGGCCTGGTCACGGACGTCGACGCGTCGATCGCGCGGCCGCTGATCGAAGGGCTCCGGACGCCGGTCGTCGTCGAGGATCCGGCGATCGACGAGTACGTCGACGTCGAGAAGACGCCCTTCGACGAGGCGGTCCGGCGAGCGCTGGCGGAGGCTGGGCCGTGA
- a CDS encoding DUF5786 family protein: protein MSMGAYDEDEHERRERKSNTVDAAFDDDRHEYEGSMEYDSGDSAEDLLDQFEEIKSQ, encoded by the coding sequence ATGTCAATGGGTGCCTATGACGAAGACGAACACGAACGCCGCGAGCGCAAGTCCAACACGGTGGACGCCGCTTTCGACGACGATCGGCACGAGTACGAGGGATCCATGGAGTACGACTCCGGGGACTCCGCGGAGGACCTCCTCGACCAGTTCGAGGAGATCAAATCGCAGTAA
- a CDS encoding replication factor C small subunit, giving the protein MSEADADAVDDAADDQVASRDDVWVEKYRPQRLEDVVGHETITERIQQYVAGDDLPNLLFAGPAGVGKTTTAVAIAKEIYGDDWREHFLELNASDQRGIDVVRGRIKDFARTSFSGDSYGFRIIFLDEADALTSDAQSALRRTMEQFSNNTRFILSCNYSSRIIDPIQSRCAVFRFPPLSDEAIREQIEIVAAEEDITVEDSGYDAIAYAADGDMRRAINALQAAAATGQTVVDEEAVYEITSTARPEEVLEMVEHAIDGDFLAARADLESLLIDRGIAGGDVIDQLHRSVWDLELEEQATVRLMDRIGEAEYRIVEGADERIQLEAMLAGLALEGEE; this is encoded by the coding sequence ATGAGCGAGGCCGACGCCGACGCAGTGGACGACGCGGCCGACGACCAGGTCGCGAGCCGGGACGACGTCTGGGTCGAGAAGTACCGTCCCCAGCGCCTCGAGGACGTCGTCGGCCACGAGACCATCACGGAACGCATCCAGCAGTACGTCGCGGGCGACGACCTGCCGAATCTCCTCTTTGCCGGCCCCGCCGGCGTCGGCAAGACGACGACCGCCGTCGCGATCGCCAAGGAGATCTACGGCGACGACTGGCGCGAGCACTTCCTCGAACTCAACGCCTCCGACCAGCGCGGGATCGACGTCGTCCGGGGCCGGATCAAGGACTTCGCGCGGACCTCCTTCAGCGGCGACAGCTACGGGTTCCGGATCATCTTCCTCGACGAGGCCGACGCGCTGACGAGCGACGCCCAGTCCGCACTGCGCCGGACGATGGAGCAGTTCTCGAACAACACCCGCTTCATCCTCTCGTGCAACTACTCCTCGCGGATCATCGACCCGATCCAGTCCCGGTGTGCCGTCTTCCGTTTCCCGCCGCTCTCCGACGAGGCGATCCGCGAGCAGATCGAGATCGTCGCGGCGGAGGAGGACATTACGGTCGAGGACAGCGGCTACGACGCGATCGCCTACGCGGCCGACGGCGACATGCGACGGGCGATCAACGCCCTGCAGGCCGCGGCCGCCACCGGCCAGACCGTCGTCGACGAGGAGGCGGTCTACGAGATCACCTCGACCGCGCGGCCCGAGGAGGTTCTCGAGATGGTCGAGCACGCGATCGACGGCGACTTCCTCGCCGCGCGCGCGGACCTCGAGTCGCTCCTGATCGATCGCGGGATCGCCGGCGGCGACGTCATCGATCAGCTCCACCGCTCGGTCTGGGACCTCGAACTCGAGGAGCAGGCGACCGTCCGCTTGATGGATCGCATCGGCGAGGCCGAGTACCGCATCGTCGAGGGCGCCGACGAGCGCATCCAGCTAGAGGCGATGCTCGCGGGGCTGGCGCTGGAAGGCGAGGAGTGA
- a CDS encoding COX15/CtaA family protein — MTLRSRLEASTPSLASIAVATTALTFVLMLLGIWTAVGGYGLTCNGRWPICDGAVFGLFPANFGSFVEWFHRLVAMITGFAIMGTAIAAWRGGAERRVRAAFLLALVITPLQIVLGALTVTTYERLILALHFGSALTILALLVAGTAWTVEDIPSIDRLAAIAALALPPALLLTPGVFVDFLLELHLLYNALGLGAFVALFLASLGARTHSELPRLAAGVGAVATALALIVGRVRLDATGQATILLGLGIALAMALATILLSRRAAGIEGSIGSTHS, encoded by the coding sequence ATGACTCTTCGCTCGCGCCTCGAGGCGTCGACGCCCTCTCTCGCGTCGATCGCCGTTGCGACCACGGCGCTCACCTTCGTCCTCATGCTGCTGGGGATCTGGACGGCCGTCGGCGGCTACGGCCTGACTTGCAACGGCCGGTGGCCGATCTGCGACGGCGCCGTCTTCGGTCTCTTCCCCGCGAACTTCGGGAGCTTCGTCGAGTGGTTCCACCGCCTCGTCGCGATGATCACAGGCTTCGCGATCATGGGCACCGCAATCGCGGCATGGCGCGGCGGCGCCGAGCGCCGCGTTCGCGCCGCTTTCCTGCTCGCACTGGTGATCACGCCGCTCCAGATCGTCCTGGGCGCCCTCACCGTCACCACCTACGAGCGGCTGATCCTCGCGCTGCACTTCGGCTCCGCGCTGACGATCCTCGCGCTGCTCGTCGCGGGCACTGCCTGGACGGTCGAGGACATCCCCTCGATCGATCGGCTGGCAGCGATCGCGGCGCTCGCGCTTCCGCCCGCCCTCCTGCTCACGCCCGGCGTCTTCGTCGACTTCCTCCTCGAACTCCACCTCCTCTACAACGCGCTCGGCCTCGGCGCGTTCGTCGCGCTCTTCCTCGCGAGCCTCGGTGCGCGCACCCACTCCGAACTGCCGCGGCTCGCTGCGGGCGTCGGGGCCGTCGCCACCGCGCTCGCGCTGATCGTCGGCCGGGTCCGCCTCGACGCCACCGGCCAGGCGACGATCCTGCTCGGCCTCGGGATCGCACTCGCGATGGCACTCGCGACGATCCTGCTCTCGCGGCGCGCGGCGGGCATCGAGGGGTCGATCGGCTCCACGCACTCCTGA
- a CDS encoding Mur ligase family CapB protein, with amino-acid sequence MFEPPWSVTDWNSPREPQRGDAGSGGGLRGSLRRLLRPRRGAVEARVFVLGTVGTDAVTDRLCAVLDRRGHATRAVTIGEGDPALRGRGERGAVETLVVNAHDDSEAVRRAQDMLGPPDVVVVTAAGRDSRAARGPGRGDVVRSIAGSVPAGAHVVNAEGTPAVRRYLATAVERRGATISHVGAHDADAPGAELGSAIDGALAALEEPPMPDEEREAFAAASHPEWLDLRAGRCYDALGVTDTVALERLRYALCPDREPIELVVVTDRERRDVAATLADYASDCHERRLIPTVYAIGPLSAQFADRCTAPTVDRGGDAPAGRVLDEALAAGPTIVVGPEGTPAGTAIADSITERIERSGTARIG; translated from the coding sequence GTGTTTGAGCCGCCGTGGTCGGTGACGGACTGGAACAGCCCCCGCGAGCCCCAGCGCGGCGACGCCGGGTCGGGCGGTGGACTGCGAGGCTCGCTCCGGAGACTCCTCCGCCCACGCCGCGGCGCCGTGGAGGCTCGCGTGTTCGTCCTCGGCACCGTCGGCACCGACGCCGTCACCGATCGGCTCTGTGCGGTGCTCGATCGGCGCGGGCACGCGACCCGTGCGGTGACGATCGGTGAGGGGGACCCGGCGCTCCGCGGTCGCGGCGAGCGCGGCGCCGTCGAGACGCTGGTCGTGAACGCCCACGACGACAGCGAGGCGGTGCGGCGCGCCCAGGACATGCTCGGGCCGCCGGACGTGGTCGTCGTGACAGCAGCCGGCCGAGACAGTCGCGCGGCGAGGGGCCCTGGTCGCGGCGACGTCGTCCGTTCCATCGCCGGCTCTGTTCCCGCCGGTGCCCACGTCGTGAACGCAGAGGGGACCCCCGCCGTCCGGCGCTATCTCGCGACCGCGGTCGAGCGCCGGGGCGCGACGATTTCGCACGTCGGCGCGCACGACGCCGACGCGCCCGGCGCGGAGCTGGGGTCGGCGATCGACGGCGCGCTCGCAGCGCTCGAGGAGCCACCGATGCCCGACGAGGAGCGGGAGGCCTTCGCCGCGGCGTCCCACCCGGAGTGGCTCGACCTGCGCGCCGGCCGGTGTTACGACGCCCTCGGTGTCACGGACACCGTCGCGCTCGAGCGGCTCCGGTACGCGCTCTGTCCCGACCGGGAGCCGATCGAACTCGTCGTCGTGACCGATCGCGAACGGCGCGACGTCGCCGCCACGCTCGCGGACTACGCCAGCGACTGCCACGAACGCCGGCTGATTCCGACGGTGTACGCGATCGGGCCGCTCAGTGCGCAGTTCGCGGATCGCTGCACCGCACCGACCGTCGATCGCGGAGGCGACGCTCCAGCCGGGCGCGTCCTCGACGAAGCGCTGGCGGCGGGCCCGACGATCGTCGTCGGGCCGGAGGGGACGCCCGCCGGCACCGCGATCGCGGACTCGATCACCGAGCGGATCGAACGCTCGGGGACGGCCAGGATCGGGTGA